The genome window GCAGCGGGTTGAGCCGGACCATCAGCTCCGCCTTCGGAACGGCGGTCCGGACCGAAGCGACGTCGTTCAGCGTATGGTCGCTGATGACGGTGTTGAGATTCCCCTGCCGCTCGTGTTTTCCCAGGATCTCCATGTCGACGAAGATCCGCTGCACGCCACAGGCATGGACATGCCGGGCGACGGACGGGTGCTTCGTGATGAGCATCAGGGTGAGCATGGCGGGCAGGTTAGGCGGGGCTGGGGGGGGCGGGGGAGCGGGCGGATCGAGGAGGCAGGATTCCGGATCGAGGCCGGAGGGGGGAGAGGCCGAGGGCTTACGCGGCCTGCCGCTCGGCGGCGCTCGCCGCGAGGCGGGCGCTGCTGGGGATGTTGATGACTTCTTTCTGGAGCGACCGGGCGACGGTCAGGTCCATCTGGGGATGCCCCTGGTACATCGGCAGGTCCGGAAGCAGGTCCCAGACCGGGCGGGTCATGAGCCCCGATTCGTGGCTCGTCGCCAGGACGTGGTCGCGGACCACCTTGCCGCCGGGGACCAGGAGGGCGTTGAGCCAGTAGTTGCTCTCGCCGAACTGCGGCTCGATGAAGAACTTCGCGTCGTTGCAACCGGCGAACGCCGATGCGAACTGGAGAGCGAGAGCCCGCTTGCGGGCCCGCATCTCCGGCAGCCGCTCGAGCTGGGCGCACCCGAGAGCGGCGTTCAGGTTTGGCATCCGGTAGTTGAACCCGACCTCGTCGTGGACGTACTCCCAGCGGTGGGCCCGCTTGGCGGTCGTCGTCAGGTGCTTCGCCCGGTCGGCGAGGGCGTCGTCGTTCGTCAGGATCGCCCCGCCGCCGCCGGTCGTGATGATCTTGTTTCCGTTGAAGCTCAGGGCCCCGACCCGGCCGATCGTCCCGGTGTGCCGCTGCTTGTAGTACGTCCCGAGCGACTCGGCGGCGTCCTCGACCAGAGCGATCTTGAACCGCTCGCAGACTTCGACGAGCGGATCGAGGTCGACCGGATGGCCGAGCGTGTGCATCGGAATGACCGCCCGGATCCGCCGGCGGCTGAGCCGGTTCCAGGCGACGCCGTTCCGCAGCGTGACGATCTTCCGCAGGTAGCCGTCGAGCTTCCGCGGATCGAGGCCGAGCGTGTACCGCTCCGAGTCGACGAAGTGCGGAATCGCCTGGCAGTAGGAGATCGCGTTGGCGGTGGCGACGAAGCTCAGGGCGGGGCAGAGGACTTCGTCCCCCGGCTGGACGTCGCACAGCTTGAGGCTGATGTGCAGGGCGGCGGTCCCGTTGACGACCGCCACGGCCCGCTTGGCCCCGGTGTACTCGGCGAGCATCGACTCGAAGCGATCGACATATTTGCCGACCGAGGAGACCCATCCCGACTGGACGCAGTCGGAGACGTACTCTTTCTCGCGTCCCTGGAATTCCGGTTCATGGAGAGCGACCTGAGCCGCATCTCCCACGACGAGCCTGAGGCGGCGAACGATGTCCTGTGCGGCGTCCATTCCCAGCATCCTTTCCGGGTCGGGCCAGTCGGCGGCAATCCGCGTTCCGCTCTAAACGGTGTACTGTCCCGGGCGATACCGATCGAGGTGCGCGCGCATCCACTCGATCGTCTTGAGGAGTCCTTCGTCGAACGAGACCTCCGGGGTCCAGCCCAGGAGCGTCCGCGCGAGTGTGTTGTCTGCGAGCAGCCGGTTGACTTCGCTCTTCTCGGGGCGGAGCCGCTGCTCTTCCGTCACGATCGGGACGTCCCGCCCGACGAGCCGGATGATCGATTTCGCCAGTTCGCCGACGCTGATCTCCTGGTTCGAGCCCAGGTTGATCGTCCGTCCCTCGACCCCCGGGACCGAGGCCCCCTTGAGGAATCCGGCGACAGTGTTGGCGACGTAGTTCAGGTCCCGCGTCGGGGTCAGGCTCCCGAGCCGGACTTCGCTCCCGCTGAGGGCCTGCGTGATGATCGTGGGGATGACCGCCCGGGTCGACTGCCGGGGGCCGTAGGTGTTGAACGGGCGGATCGTCACGACCGGCAGGTCGAACGAGCGGTAGTAGGACTCGACGAGCTTGTCGGCCCCGATCTTGGTCGCGGAGTACGGGGACTGCCCCTGGAGGGGATGCTCCTCGTCGATTGGGACCCGCAGCGCGGTCCCGTAGACCTCGCTCGTCGACGTGTGGACGACCCGCGGGGTCTTAAGCAGCCGGGCCGCTTCGAGAACGTTGAGCGTTCCGTCGATGTTCGTCCGGACGTAGGAATCGGGAGCGTGGTACGAGTAGGGGATCGCAATGAGAGCGGCGAGGTGCAGGACGACGTCGCAGCCCTCCATCGCCCGGCGGACGTTCCCGCTGTCGCGGATGTCCCCGGCGAAGACGTCCATTTCCTTGCTGAGCGGAGAGTCGTCGAGCCAGCCCCAGCGGCCGGCCGAGCCGTAGCGGACCATCGCCCGGACGCGGGCCCCTTCACGGACGAGGCGCTCCGCGAGATGGCTGCCGATGAACCCGCCGGCGCCGGTGACGAGCACGCTCTTTCCCTGCCAGCTCATGCCGCCCATCCCAGGCTCTGGACGTCCCGCTGCGCCCGTTGAAAGTCCTCGATCTGGCCGATATCGAGCCAGTATTCCACCACCGGGAAGGTCACCACCTTGCGGCCCTCCTCCAGCAGCGCGCCGATCAGGTCCGTCATGTCGAACCGCCGGTCGGCCGGAATGTATCTCTTCACATCCGGTTCGAGAAGATAGATCCCCGCGTTGACGAGGAACTCGTATTTCGGCTTCTCGCGAAGGGCCCGGACGACCCCCTGTTCCGCCTGGACGACCCCGTAGGGGACCTTGAATTCGTACTGCCGGACCCCGACGGTCAGGGCCGCCTCATGCTCGCGGTGGAACCGGACGAGTTCCTGGAAGTCGACCCCGGTCAGGATGTCGCCGTTCATCACGAGCAGCGGTTCGTCGCTCTCGGGAAGGAGCGACAGGGCCCCGGCGGTCCCGAGCGGCTTTTCCTCGGCGACGTAGTTGATCCGCACGCCGAAGTCGCTGCCGTCGCCGAAGTGGTCGTGGATCTTCTCCGGGAGGTAGTGCGTCGTCAGGCTGACGTTCCGGATCCCGCTCTTGCGGAGCCGTTCGACCGTCCGCTGAAGCAATGGCTGTCCGCCGATATTGAGCATCGGCTTCGGTGTTTCGTCGGTCAGGGGGCGAAGCCGGGTCCCGAAGCCCCCCGCCATGATGACCGCCGAGACCGGGATCTCCGGCGTCGTTTCGAGTTCTTCGCGGATCGCCAGCCGGACAAGCCGCCCGCCCCGGTCGAGGACCGGGACATGCCGGATCTCATGGTGGGCCATGAGTTCTTCGAGCTCGGCGTCCGAGGCTTCGGCGGGAGCGGTGATCGGTTTGCGGGCGTTCGGGGGCCGCCGGACGATGAGGGACGTGACCGGCGAGTCGAGACCGACGCCGGCGAGGATCGCGCGGCGGATGTCGCCGTCGGTGATCGTCGTCACGAGTCGTTCGAACTCATCCGTGACCAGCGCGATCCCTTTCCCCGACCGGTCGATCGCCGTCATGGCGTCGCGGATCGTGGCGGATTCGTCGATCAGAAACCTGGTCAGATCATCCATGATCGGAGCCGAACGCGATGAGAAAGGCCTCTTTCCACGGCCCATCAGACCTGAGCGCCTCTCATCTCACGGTGCAGCGTAGCCGCAAAGGGGGAACGGAGGCGAGATCACTCCACAGGGATTTGGGGCAGACTAGGAGACCTGGGCAAAGTGCCGTCAGGCCGCTCGGCGCACGGGAGCCGCCGGAAGAGCCACTGTCTCCGCAGCCCGGGTCGGAGCCGGCCAGAGTTGCTCCGTGATTCGCTTCCCGACCCGGATCATCGGCACCTCGAGCCAGCGGTAGCTGCACCGTCCCACCGCGATCGTGGCGAGAGCCGAACCGACCACGAGGCTGCCCCGCCAGTCCCCGGGAACGAGCCGCTGGAGCACGGTGAACACGAGGAAATGGCTCAGGTAGATGGAGTAACTCCACTCGCCGAGGCGCTCCAGCACGGGAGAGAGAAAGCTCCGGCCTGCCGGTCGCCGAGCCACAGCGGCGCAGCCTCCGACCGTTACGAGGAGCAGGGCTCCCCGCCGCCAACCGGTGACAAGATCGACGTCCGGCACTCCCAGGCTCAGGGCCGCAAAGAGCCCGAGGGCCAGAACGATCCACGCGGAGTTCGCCGCTCGATTCGCCTGCGGTCCCTGCGAAGTCCCGCGGACCAGCAGCATTCCGGCGACAAACAGAAGAAGGTGATTGGCGACGCTGGCGTAACAGGCGGACTGAGACGCGAAGTTCAGGAGCGGGTCGAGCAGCACGAACGCGAAGACCGCCGCCGGAACCGCCGAGCCCGCGAGGAGAAGCGGTCGCCAGGTGTCCCGCCGCGTCATCAGCCACATCAGCGGGGGAAAGAGCAGGTAGAACACCATCTCGATCCCGATCGACCACCCGGCAATCACCAGACTCTGCGTCGGATCGACGAGGCCGAACAGCAGCGACAGGTTTCCCACAACCTCCGCCAGCGACGGCATCGCGACGCCCGGCGTATGAAGGACATGAACGGCCGCCCATTTCAGCACGAGCGTCGCGGCCAGCACGGCATAGAACAGTGGGGCGATCCGGAAGAACCGCCGCACAAAAAACGTCCCGACCGTCCGCGGCCGCGAAAAATCGGTCCGCTCGTAAACGAACGCGAGACTCATCCCGCTGATGACGAAGAACGCCTCGACAGCGTAGAAGGCGACCGCGGAAAGCAGGCCGGAGAACCGGGGGCCGACATCAATCCCTGCCCACACCGTGTAGTGATAGAGCATCACCGAACAGGCCAGGATCCCCCGCAGCCCGTCGATCCCGTGGAGCCGCGGGGCAGGCGGGGCAAGGACGGATGTCTGCATGGAGGAGCCCTGCCGCGAGGAATCGAACAGCCGGCGAACGCTATCGGCCCAGTTTCGGTCGGGTCAATCCGAATCCGCGGCGGCCGATCGGCTGACAGGGGCCGGCAAATCCCCGATACTTCGCTCCCTCTCCGTTTCCCGTTGCCGCCGAAGCCCCTCCATGCCGGACCTGTCCGTCACCCTCAACCGCCTCCGTCTGAAAAACCCGATCCTGGTCGCCTCGGGAACCTTCGGCTACGCCCGCGAAATGCAGGCCTTCGTCGACTTCCGCAAGCTCGGCGGGATCATCCCCAAGACCGTGACGCCCCATCCGCGGGCGGGCAATCCCCCGCCGCGGACGGTCGAGACCTCGTCGGGAATGCTGAACGCGATCGGCCTCGACAACGACGGGATCGAGACCTTCATCACGAAGCACGTCGACTACCTGACGTCGCTCGGGACGGCGATCATCGCCAACATCGCGGGGACGAACGTCGATGACTTCGCGCGGATGGCGGAGCGGCTGACGCAGTGCCCAGGCCTGGCGGCGGTGGAGCTCAATATCTCGTGCCCGAACGTGAGCTGCGGGGTCGACCTGGCCCAGAACCCGGACGCGGCGTTCGCCGTCGTGGCGGCCGCCCGAAAGGCGTGCGACTTCCCGATCATCGCCAAGCTCACGCCGAACGTGACCGACATCGTCTCGATCGCCCGGGCGGTCCATGCGGCGGGGGCGGATGCGGTCTCGTGCGTGAACACGTTCCAGGGAATGGCGATCGACTGGCGGCGGCGGAAGCCGATCCTCGGAAACACGATCGGCGGTCTCAGCGGGCCGGCGATCAAGCCGCTCGCCCTGCGGTGCGTGTGGCAGGTGGCGAAGGCGGTCCCGATTCCGATCATCGGTGTCGGCGGGATTGCGACGATCGACGACGTGATGGAGTTTCTCGTCGCCGGGGCGACGGCGGTGCAGATCGGGACGGCCAACTTCTATAACCCGGCCGGCTCGGGTCAGCTCGTCGATCAGCTCGACAAGACGCTCGCCGACCTTGGCGTCGAGCGGGTCACGGACATTGTCGCCACGCTCCAGGACGGCCGCCCGTTCGCCTGCCAGCCGGCGGCGGCGAACCCGTGATCTGTGGCCCCTTCCGTATCGATTGAGGCACAGGGTGTGTTTTGCGCGGGGGCAGATGGGCTCAAACCGCGTCCTTGCCGGCACGACTTTGTCACCTCAAACCCAACGTGCCACGGCAGCCTGGGGTCAAGGGGGCCACGCCCCCTTGCCGCCGGAGGCACTTCCATGAGGAACCGTGGTAAGCAACGGATGTCCCCTTTGTGGCACCCGCTATGAGAACTCCTGCACACCACACCGCTCGCTTTGTAATCCCCGCGGGTTGGTGAGGGGGGCATACGGCACTGTGTCCGCGCTTGGACACGTACTCCTTCAGACAGTTCTCGACGGCCAGACCTCCGGCGGGCAAGAGGGCTTCGCCCCCTTGCATCCCCCACCAGGGGTACCCCCTGGACCCCGGTTCTTGGGCTGGTAAGGCGGGGGGACGTAGATGCCGTCTCCACGGCTCACAAACGACTGCGCAAGACTCAGTCGCCACAAGCACATAGGGCCACTGCCAACCTAAACGTCCTGCGACTTCGTGATGTGAGCACTCGACGAGCGCGGAGTCGCCGGACCAATGAGGTTCGTGATCTCGTCGGTGTCGATCAGCTCCTTGTCGAGGAGCGCCTCGGCCAGCTTGTCGAGCTTCTCACGGTTCTCAGCGAGCAGCGACGACGCCTGACGCTGCGCTGTCGTCAGGAACTTCTGGATCTCCTGATCAATGACGTGCGCCGTCGCCTCGCTGAACTGCCGGTGCTCGTGGATCTCCTTGCCAAGGAACGGATGCTCCTCGCCATCACGGAACGCTGCCGGCCCGATGACGTCGCTCATCCCCCAGTAGGCGATCATCCGCCGGGCAATCCCCGTGGCCCGCCGCAGGTCGTCTTCGGCCCCCGCGGTGAACTCGTCGAAGACCAGCTTTTCAGCCGCCCGCCCGCCGAGATAGACCGCCAGCTGCGAGCGGAGCTGCCGCTCGCCGATGCTCATCCGCTCGTCCTGCGGAAGGAACTGCGTCACGCCGAGCGCCCGGCCGCGGGGAACGATCGTCACCTTATGAACCGGATCGACCTCCGGCAGGATCCAGGCCAGCAGAGCATGCCCCGCCTCGTGGTAGGCGGTCATCCGCCGCTCGTGCGGGTTGAGGACTTCTTCCCGGACGACCCCCATCAGGATCTTGTCCTGGGCCGCCTCGAAATCCTGGCTGTCGACGGCGCTCTTACCGTCGCGGGTCGCGTGCAGGGCCGCCTCGTTGACGAGGTTCTTGAGGTCCGCCCCCGCAAAGCCGATCGTCCCGGCCGCGATCTTGTCCAGCCGGACGTCCGGCGCAAGCGGAACCTTGCGGCTGTGGACCTTGAGGATCGCCTCACGGCCCTTCTTCGTCGGCCGGTCGACGGTGACATGCCGGTCGAAGCGGCCGGGGCGGAGGAGAGCGGGGTCGAGAACGTCGGGCCGGTTCGTCGCCGCGATGACGATGACCGCCTCGTTGGACTGAAAGCCGTCCATCTCCGAAAGGATCTGGTTGAGCGTCTGCTCCCGCTCGTCATGTCCGCCGCCGAGCCCCGCCCCGCGGACACGGCCGACGGCATCGATCTCGTCGACGAAGATGATCGCCGGAGCCGCTTCCTTGGCGGTCCGGAACAGGTCGCGGACGCGGCTCGCCCCGACGCCGACAAACATCTGGATGAACTCGGAGCCGTTGATCGAGAAGAACGGCACCCCCGCCTCGCCGGCGCAGGCCCGGGCCAGCAGGGTCTTGCCGGTCCCCGGAGGGCCGTTCAGCAGGACCCCCTTGGGAATCTGCGCACCGAGCCGCTGGAACTTGGAAGGGTCCTTGAGGAACTCGACCACCTCGGTCAGCTCCCGCTTGGCCTGCTCCATGCCGGCCACGTCGTCGAACGTCGTCTTCTGGTCGCTCGGGCGGAACCGCTTGGCCGGGCTGCGAATGAAGCCGCCGAGCATCCCCGACCCCATCGGGTCGGCCGAGCGGCGCATCATGTAAATCATCATGGCGATCAGCAGGAACGCCGGCAGCAGGTAGATGAACGCCTCGGTGACGTACCCCTTTTCCGGGGTCTTCACCGTGAGGTCGACCGCCGCCGCCTCCAGCCGGTCGAGGAGTTTGCGTTCCTCAACGAGCGGCAGCTCGGTCTGGAACTCGAGGGGGAGCTCCGCGGGGGCCGACGTATCCTCGGCCGCCGCCGGGTTCTTGGGCTTCGCCTTGAACTTGCCGGTGATGTGCAGGCCGGAGAGGGTGACGGTCTGGACGTTCTTCTTCTCGATCTGCTCCATGAAGACGCTGTAGGAGATCACGGTCGGCGGCCGGCCGGTGATGAACAGCGACACAATCACGACGATCAGCAGGCTGATCGTAAGCAGAAAAATGATCCGCGCCGGAAGAGGGGGCTGCGGGGGAGGGGCCTGGCGACCGGCGTTGTCACGCGAGTCCGGATTGGAGGGACGCTCGGTTGGATCAGACATCGGTCGCTTTCGCAAATCTCCTGGGCGAGCCCAGAAAGCTACACGAGGGGGCCAAGTCCCGCAACCAGGGCATCCGCCCTGGACCCGGTAGGCCGGCAACCACGGGTTGCGCAAAGGAGACGCGTCGGCCCGGCGCGCCGTCTGAGCAGCCACCAGACCGCTGCCGCATTTTCAACTTGAACACGATCCCGCCTTGCACGGCTCGTGCCCGCTCCTTCCCGTGCCCCTGTTGCCACCCCGTCCGCCGAAACGCCGGGCCTGGGAAATAGTCCCTGGCCACCAGCGATCATTCCCGCGACGCCTCGCCAGGCGATCCGAAGCTCCGCCACCGCCCCGTTCCTTGACAGTGCGAGTCTACCGGGATAATCATTCAAACGGCTGCTTGATCGTTTTCCCCCGGGCAGCCTCCGCTTTGCTGCTTCCGTTCCGCCCGCCTCCTTGCCCCTCCTCCTCCCAGCTGAGACTCGAATTATGCGCCGGCGTCATGGTTTCACGTTGATCGAACTGCTTGTGGTCATTGCCATCATCGCCGTCCTCGTGGCGATCCTCCTTCCCGCCGTCCAGCAGGCCCGCGAAGCCGCCCGCGCGACGCAGTGCAAGAACAACATGAAGCAGCTCGGCCTGGCGCTGCACAACTACGAGGGGACGTTCGGCCTGTTCCCGCCCAGCAGTACCAGCGGCTTCGGTCGCGGGGTGTGGAACTACACGGGCGCCGCGAGCGACCGGGATCCGACAGTCCACCTCCACAGCTTCGCCAGCCTGATCCTGCCGAACCTCGACCAGACTGCGATCGCGAACCGGATCGACTACAACGTCTCCGCCCTGGCGGCCGGGGCGAACCGGGAGATGGCCACCAAGATCATTCCGGCGTACCGCTGCCCCAGCTACGCCGGCCCGTCGTTCTATAGCACCGACGCCCTGTACGCGAACAATACGACCGCCTTCGGCGCCGCGACGCCGAACGTCTTCGCCCTCCGCAACTATGTCGCCGTCGGAGCGAAAACGGTCGTCGGCCTTTCCGGCGCGATCCCGGCCGAAGGGATCATGTTTCCGGGCTCCCGGACCCGGATCGCGGATATCACCGACGGCACGACGAACACGATCATTCTGGCCGAAACTAAAGAGGATAAGGCCGCGGTCTGGATCGATGGAACCTCGGGCTCGGTGGCGGCGCGGTTCTTCGATATGACGAACTCGCCGACCTTCGCCGGCCGCTCGGTGTCGATCAACTACCAGCCGTACTACTTCTACCCGCTTCCGGGATCGATCAACCAGAACTGGGGCCCGTCGAGCTACCACACCGGCGGAGCGACGCACCTCGTCGCCGACGGCTCGGTCCAGTTCCTCTCGGAGAACATCAACCCCGAGCTCTACGACGCCATGGTGACCAAGTCGAACGGCGGCCCCGAAACAGCCGCCGGCGTCAAGGTCCAGTGGTAAGCCCTTGCAAGGCGTGGCCGAGCCCGCTCACTTGGGCTCGGTCGGAATCGGCTGACCGTGGGGATCCACGGTCGGCTGGCTCGTCGCCTGATCGAGCTGCTCCCGCATCGAGTGGTCGGTGAAGTGCTCGTACTGCTCCGCCTTGCGGTGGATCCGGTCCGCTTCGAGGCCGGCGTGCGAGACGAGGTACTGCTCCCACAGCCGGTGCGACCGGACGAGATTCTGGGCATGCGTCCGTCCGGCGGCGGAGAGGCGATAGACATCGCTCGCGGTCTCGACCTGGCCGCGCCGCCCGAGCAGGAACAGCGCCGCCCGGAGCGAGAGGCGGTCCGCCAGCAGGACGTCGCGAAGATGCTCGGCGGTGGCGGGGGTCGCTCCCTGCCGCTCCTCGATCCGGTACAGAAGGGCGACGACGTCGTCGGTCAGGATCTGCCAAGCCAGCATCCGCTGACGCACGAAACGGACCAGGACGCCGTGACGAGGTCCAAGCGTCGCCGCCAGGAGCAGGAACAGCCCCGCGGCGACTGCCATCATGCCGGCGGTCGTCGTGCTCTGCAGGCCGAACCAATGCGGGATCGTGAGCGCGCCGACGTGTCCCGCGAAGGCTGAGAGCGCCGCCAGCAGGGCGCTCAGGCCGATCATCGGCCCCAGCCGGTCCGTCAGGAGATACGCCGCCGCCGGGGGGACGATGAACATCGCCACGACGAGGATGTTCCCCACGCTCTCGAAGCTGGCGACCGCCGTGATCGCCACGAGGACCATCAGCAGGTAGTGCATGAGCTTCGCGCTGATCCCGGACGTCGTCGACAGGGCCGGGTCGAAAGAGCTGATCTTGAGCTCCTTATAGAACAGCCCGACGAACAGCGCATTGATGACGGCCACCACGGAGAGTGTCGCCACCGCCCGCGGGACCTCCAGCCCCAGGATCGAGACGGTGTCGAGCGGCGTGAGCTCGATGGCACCGTACAGGACGCAGCCCGGATCGAGGTCGACGTGATCGGCCGCCTGGACGATCAGGACGAGCCCCAGGGCAAAGAGCGACGTGAAGACGACCCCCATCGAGGCCCCTTCGTCGACCTGCCCGATCCCGCGGACCCACTCGGTGAAGAAGGCGGTCAGGATTCCGACCGCCACCGCGCCCACGAACATCGGCCAGCTGCTGCGGCTGTCGCTGACGAGGAACGCGACCGCCAGCCCCGGCAGGACGGCGTGGGTGATGGCGTCCCCCAGCATGCTCATCCGCCGCAGGACGAGGAAGTTCCCCAGGAGCGACGCCGAGACGGCACACAGGATCCCCGCCAGGACGATCCAGCCATCGAGCGCCCAACTCCAGTTCGGCACCAGTGTGATCGCAAGCGACATCTTACCGGACTCCTTCCGGTCGAGCGGTCCGCGCAGCCGCGGGAGGGACCGACTCCAGTCCGTGCGGGCTCGCCGGCGCGCCGGGCGTTCCCTGCTGAAGGAGTTCCTCCAGCTCCGCGATCACTTCGGGCTCCAGAACATGCTCGATGGCGTCGGCGTCTCGGTCGACGCGGCTGGGAGCGATGTCGGCATGGGCAATCAGGTACAGCTCCCACAGGCGGTGCTGCCGGGTGAGTCGGATTCCTTCGAGGGCGCCGCGGCGGGTGAGCCGGATCGGCTCCGTCCCCCATTCGATCAGCTCGTCATGCCGGGCCCGCTGGATCGCGCCCCGCAGACGGGCCGGGGACCAGGACCGTTTTCCCAACAGGGCCGCGAACGTGACGTTCGCGGACGAGGCCGGGCCCGGGCCAGTCGCGGTTTCCTGCAACTCATGAATCGCCCGCAGGAGGTGCTGCCGGTCGATGCTCCGGGCGAGGTCCCACCGTCGCCGAACCCGGTGCAGGACGCCGCGGGCCGATCCGAACACGAGGCTGACACCGAAGAGAGACGTCGAGACGAGGACGATCATCGCCCCGGATGGGACTTTCGAGAACAGGGCGCTCATCCCCGCCCCCGCCAGTCCGCTGAAGGCGCCGAGCCCCCCCGAGATGAGGAACATCCGCGACAGCTTCTCCGTCCAGAACCGGGCGGCCGCCGCCGGAATGACGAGCATGGCGACCATCAGGATCAGTCCGACCGCCTGCAGACCAACGATCGTGACGACCACCACGAGGGCCATGAGGGTCAGATCGAGGAACAGGACCGGCATCCCGGCCGCCCCGGCGAACCCCTCGTCGAAGCAGAGGAGTTTCAGTTCCTTAAACAGGAGCACACAGGCGACGACGCAGACGAAGGCCGAGACGGCGATGATCGTCGTGTCGCCCGTCCCCATCGAGGCGGTCTTGCCGTAGACGAACGACTCCAGCCCCGCGGCGTGTCCCTTCTCCATCTGCTGGATCAGGCCGAGGAGCGCGGCCCCGGCGCCGAAGAAGACGCTGAGGACCGCGCCGAGCGCCGTGTCCTCTTTGAGCCGCGTCAGGTTGCGGATGAGCAGGATCGCCGCGACTCCCAGGAGCCCCGTGACGGTCGCCCCCAGGAGCAGGAGCGGCAGCGATTTGCCGTCGCCCCCCCACCGCGTGGCGACGAGGAACGCGAGGCAGATCCCGGGGAGCGTCGCATGGCTCAGGGCGTCCCCCATGAGAGCCCGCTTCCGGAGAAGCATGAACGAGCCGACCATCCCGGAGGCACAGCCGAGGAGCATC of Planctomyces sp. SH-PL14 contains these proteins:
- a CDS encoding iron chelate uptake ABC transporter family permease subunit; the encoded protein is MSRAIFLLVLWGSLLLVAPAAQAEPPPRPASPATDRSLAGRSLAWPSAAQWRRVLLLEDYNTRVVLLGTMLLGCASGMVGSFMLLRKRALMGDALSHATLPGICLAFLVATRWGGDGKSLPLLLLGATVTGLLGVAAILLIRNLTRLKEDTALGAVLSVFFGAGAALLGLIQQMEKGHAAGLESFVYGKTASMGTGDTTIIAVSAFVCVVACVLLFKELKLLCFDEGFAGAAGMPVLFLDLTLMALVVVVTIVGLQAVGLILMVAMLVIPAAAARFWTEKLSRMFLISGGLGAFSGLAGAGMSALFSKVPSGAMIVLVSTSLFGVSLVFGSARGVLHRVRRRWDLARSIDRQHLLRAIHELQETATGPGPASSANVTFAALLGKRSWSPARLRGAIQRARHDELIEWGTEPIRLTRRGALEGIRLTRQHRLWELYLIAHADIAPSRVDRDADAIEHVLEPEVIAELEELLQQGTPGAPASPHGLESVPPAAARTARPEGVR
- a CDS encoding metal ABC transporter permease — translated: MSLAITLVPNWSWALDGWIVLAGILCAVSASLLGNFLVLRRMSMLGDAITHAVLPGLAVAFLVSDSRSSWPMFVGAVAVGILTAFFTEWVRGIGQVDEGASMGVVFTSLFALGLVLIVQAADHVDLDPGCVLYGAIELTPLDTVSILGLEVPRAVATLSVVAVINALFVGLFYKELKISSFDPALSTTSGISAKLMHYLLMVLVAITAVASFESVGNILVVAMFIVPPAAAYLLTDRLGPMIGLSALLAALSAFAGHVGALTIPHWFGLQSTTTAGMMAVAAGLFLLLAATLGPRHGVLVRFVRQRMLAWQILTDDVVALLYRIEERQGATPATAEHLRDVLLADRLSLRAALFLLGRRGQVETASDVYRLSAAGRTHAQNLVRSHRLWEQYLVSHAGLEADRIHRKAEQYEHFTDHSMREQLDQATSQPTVDPHGQPIPTEPK